From Candidatus Acidiferrales bacterium, the proteins below share one genomic window:
- a CDS encoding PEP-CTERM sorting domain-containing protein (PEP-CTERM proteins occur, often in large numbers, in the proteomes of bacteria that also encode an exosortase, a predicted intramembrane cysteine proteinase. The presence of a PEP-CTERM domain at a protein's C-terminus predicts cleavage within the sorting domain, followed by covalent anchoring to some some component of the (usually Gram-negative) cell surface. Many PEP-CTERM proteins exhibit an unusual sequence composition that includes large numbers of potential glycosylation sites. Expression of one such protein has been shown restore the ability of a bacterium to form floc, a type of biofilm.) yields MRISRFWMVGAAVLFLAGIASANPADVNFGIKDPSCLPTSCTLITSTTFSFTMPSIPPGSTANLLFENGTNVTLTSLNFDLFTGLNVSPSLFTCSIDAFFNSCNVTQVTSTISGDNEFHVLLSNVGVTGPCTPDGDHDADDLCGGILPGNTFDLQFTNPPGGNNASFDWAGAGTTVTVTTVPTPEPASLVLLASGLLPLWTLRKKFRD; encoded by the coding sequence ATGAGGATTTCGCGTTTCTGGATGGTGGGTGCTGCGGTTTTGTTTCTTGCTGGCATCGCGTCAGCCAATCCCGCAGACGTCAATTTCGGGATCAAGGACCCTTCGTGCCTGCCAACCTCGTGCACTCTGATCACCTCCACCACATTTTCATTCACGATGCCAAGCATTCCGCCCGGAAGTACCGCGAATTTGCTGTTTGAGAACGGCACTAACGTGACTCTCACGAGTTTGAACTTCGACTTGTTTACGGGTTTGAATGTCAGCCCAAGCCTCTTCACTTGTTCTATAGATGCGTTTTTCAATAGCTGCAACGTGACGCAAGTAACGTCCACTATATCCGGAGATAACGAGTTCCACGTTCTCCTCTCTAACGTCGGAGTCACAGGTCCATGCACACCGGATGGCGACCACGACGCGGATGATCTCTGTGGCGGAATCCTTCCCGGAAATACTTTCGACCTCCAGTTTACGAACCCCCCGGGGGGAAACAATGCCTCGTTTGATTGGGCTGGAGCAGGCACAACGGTGACCGTGACAACCGTGCCGACGCCTGAGCCAGCGAGCCTGGTTCTGCTGGCCAGCGGGTTGCTACCGCTGTGGACTCTGCGCAAAAAATTCCGGGATTAA